Proteins encoded by one window of Deltaproteobacteria bacterium:
- a CDS encoding response regulator translates to MAYNVLVVDDSLPMRSVIKKTIKVSGFNVGQLFDASNGKEALEILRKEWLDLVLTDYNMPDMNGLELIREMKKDDALEGIPVVMVTTEGSEQRVKEFLESGAADYIKKPFTPEEIREKLNRIMGEKDDEGESGADFSDDGLDF, encoded by the coding sequence ATGGCGTATAATGTCCTGGTAGTAGACGATTCTCTTCCCATGAGATCCGTCATCAAGAAGACGATCAAGGTTTCCGGGTTCAACGTCGGGCAACTCTTCGATGCCTCGAACGGAAAAGAGGCGTTGGAGATTCTCCGGAAGGAATGGCTCGATCTCGTCCTGACCGATTACAACATGCCGGATATGAACGGCCTTGAACTCATACGGGAGATGAAAAAAGACGATGCCCTTGAGGGAATACCGGTCGTAATGGTTACAACGGAAGGGAGCGAGCAAAGGGTCAAGGAATTCCTCGAAAGCGGGGCGGCGGATTATATCAAGAAGCCCTTCACCCCTGAGGAGATCAGGGAAAAACTAAACCGTATCATGGGAGAAAAAGACGATGAAGGAGAATCCGGCGCTGATTTCAGCGATGATGGCCTCGATTTCTGA
- a CDS encoding chemotaxis protein CheX — protein MKENPALISAMMASISEVLETMFFMPLEFSEDAQFEDWWTGTPENVLVTRLTFNGPFSGTFYFFIPEELGRSLAANFMGEDEDAVKENHVTDTVKEIANMIVGGTFAKWDAKAVFDLGIPENTTFGEAEKHHGASENKVFIGITTLDDTLAAEMIMNS, from the coding sequence ATGAAGGAGAATCCGGCGCTGATTTCAGCGATGATGGCCTCGATTTCTGAGGTCTTGGAGACCATGTTTTTCATGCCGCTTGAATTTTCCGAGGACGCCCAGTTCGAGGACTGGTGGACCGGGACGCCGGAAAACGTGCTGGTGACCCGGTTGACTTTCAACGGTCCGTTTTCCGGGACCTTTTACTTTTTTATTCCCGAGGAATTGGGTCGATCGTTAGCCGCTAATTTCATGGGAGAAGACGAGGATGCGGTCAAAGAGAACCACGTGACCGATACGGTCAAGGAAATAGCCAACATGATCGTTGGCGGCACCTTTGCGAAATGGGATGCCAAGGCAGTCTTTGACCTGGGAATCCCTGAAAACACTACTTTCGGGGAAGCCGAAAAACACCACGGTGCATCGGAAAACAAGGTCTTTATCGGTATCACCACGCTCGACGATACCCTCGCCGCCGAAATGATCATGAACTCCTGA
- a CDS encoding chemotaxis response regulator protein-glutamate methylesterase, which yields MGQKNIKVLVVDDSAIVRKVLSEELSREKDIEIIGTAPDPYVARDKIVRLKPDVVTLDIEMPRMDGLTFLKKLMRYYPLPVIIVSSLTRKGGKLAMEALSLGALEVISKPSAAYSVGDMSVQLADKIRAVAHVKVEARNTAERARDEVPRSEPVRALAATTNKIIAIGASTGGTEAIKTVLLDMPPNSPGIVIVQHMPAKFTTSFAERLDSLCAINVKEAEDGDSVINGRALIAPGNFHMLLRRSGARYYVQVKNGPMVHHQRPSADVLFKSVADYAGPNAVGIILTGMGADGAEGLLKMKEAGARTIAQDEKSCVVFGMPKEAIKLGAAEKVVDLHKVTKTALDMIT from the coding sequence ATGGGACAGAAAAATATCAAGGTTCTGGTCGTGGATGATTCGGCCATCGTGCGAAAAGTTCTCTCTGAGGAATTGTCAAGGGAGAAGGATATTGAAATCATCGGGACGGCCCCGGATCCTTATGTGGCGAGGGATAAAATCGTACGGTTGAAGCCGGACGTGGTGACGTTGGATATCGAGATGCCGCGGATGGACGGCCTCACTTTCCTGAAGAAGTTGATGCGGTACTATCCCCTTCCGGTGATCATTGTCAGCTCACTTACCAGAAAGGGCGGAAAATTGGCCATGGAGGCTCTCTCCTTAGGTGCCCTGGAGGTGATCTCAAAGCCCTCGGCCGCCTATTCCGTGGGAGATATGAGTGTTCAGCTCGCGGATAAGATCAGGGCAGTGGCCCACGTGAAGGTGGAGGCACGGAATACTGCTGAACGGGCCCGGGATGAAGTTCCAAGATCTGAGCCCGTGCGCGCCCTGGCGGCCACTACCAATAAAATAATCGCCATCGGAGCCTCTACCGGAGGGACCGAGGCAATAAAGACCGTTCTCTTGGACATGCCTCCCAATTCTCCAGGGATTGTCATCGTGCAGCATATGCCGGCGAAATTCACCACCTCCTTCGCCGAGCGACTGGACAGCCTTTGCGCTATCAACGTGAAGGAGGCCGAAGACGGGGACTCCGTCATCAACGGCAGGGCACTCATCGCCCCCGGTAACTTCCACATGCTTCTGCGCAGGAGCGGGGCTCGATATTACGTTCAGGTCAAAAACGGTCCCATGGTTCACCACCAGAGACCATCGGCGGATGTACTTTTCAAGTCGGTCGCAGACTATGCAGGCCCCAACGCCGTTGGGATCATCCTTACGGGGATGGGGGCGGACGGTGCAGAGGGACTCTTGAAGATGAAAGAGGCAGGGGCCAGGACTATCGCCCAGGATGAGAAGAGCTGCGTCGTATTCGGGATGCCAAAGGAGGCCATCAAGTTGGGCGCGGCGGAAAAGGTGGTGGATCTTCACAAGGTGACAAAGACCGCATTGGACATGATCACTTGA
- a CDS encoding PilZ domain-containing protein: MVSENRRKDFRVNITLHARWKRLTEQELEILKSGKGQSLLTQTEITSPIEDILQQTQPGSREENLYRSLQMINNKLDFIIEQMLTSPSESLFRRDKVIELSGSGLKLVLKEELSPGTFIRVHLLIPGIFQYLVELIAEILRIEKCPDGLIAAARIVEIDETGRDAIINVVFKKHRREIRMQKTKKEEIIGH; encoded by the coding sequence ATGGTTTCAGAAAACAGGCGCAAGGACTTCAGGGTGAATATCACCCTTCACGCCAGGTGGAAAAGATTGACGGAACAGGAACTGGAGATCCTCAAAAGCGGAAAGGGCCAGAGCCTTCTCACACAAACCGAAATCACCAGCCCCATCGAGGATATTCTCCAACAGACCCAGCCTGGATCCAGAGAGGAAAACCTGTACAGATCCCTTCAAATGATCAACAACAAGCTGGATTTCATAATCGAGCAGATGCTCACCTCACCATCGGAATCCCTTTTTCGCCGGGACAAAGTCATCGAACTGAGCGGATCAGGCCTCAAGCTCGTCCTGAAAGAAGAATTGAGCCCTGGAACCTTCATCAGGGTACACCTGCTCATCCCCGGCATATTCCAGTACCTTGTTGAGCTCATCGCGGAAATCCTTCGAATAGAAAAATGTCCGGATGGACTGATAGCAGCCGCTCGGATCGTCGAAATCGACGAAACGGGAAGGGACGCGATCATCAATGTCGTTTTCAAGAAACACAGGCGGGAAATCCGCATGCAAAAAACGAAAAAGGAGGAAATTATTGGTCATTGA
- a CDS encoding cyclic nucleotide-binding domain-containing protein — translation MTERPAFAGDIGFITLADIFQILGGNNSTGVLYLKSPHTEGPGVIYFSEGKPINAAVGSLYGKEAIYALFGWREGSFEFRLEPVHAGRVVEESSMQIILDALRMLDDGQIPRVGGGEGRPAGGGSPILKGRVVDYMYVIDEEVIPDGETVVREGAHGKWIWVILEGSVKVSRETGLGTLTVARLGQGSFIGTIGSFLFSDIPRSATVIAQGDVRLGLLDSQRLHEEYSRLSPDLRTLLISAARRLQRITDRAVALHSKRGKDETLPQARMVVQKGTRLEEAFFISRGKALLLGEGPGGAVPLLTLDRDDVFGFLPFLDLGHEPLYASVLGSGDLETRQVDIFSLKREYDDIPGTLKHLIEQSCHSVAMTTRLVYQLMEGKEIQE, via the coding sequence ATGACAGAAAGACCGGCCTTTGCCGGTGATATAGGTTTTATCACCCTCGCCGATATCTTCCAGATCCTGGGAGGTAACAACAGCACGGGGGTATTGTACCTGAAGAGTCCCCATACAGAGGGACCGGGTGTGATCTATTTTTCCGAAGGCAAACCCATCAATGCCGCGGTCGGGTCCCTTTACGGCAAGGAGGCCATCTATGCCCTTTTCGGTTGGAGGGAAGGCAGCTTCGAGTTCCGCCTTGAACCGGTTCATGCCGGCAGGGTGGTGGAAGAAAGCTCCATGCAGATAATACTGGATGCCTTGAGAATGTTGGACGACGGTCAAATCCCCCGGGTCGGCGGTGGCGAGGGAAGGCCGGCGGGAGGAGGGTCGCCGATCCTGAAAGGCCGAGTTGTAGATTACATGTATGTGATCGACGAAGAGGTCATCCCGGATGGAGAAACCGTGGTCAGGGAGGGAGCACACGGGAAGTGGATCTGGGTGATCCTGGAGGGTTCTGTTAAAGTGAGCAGGGAGACGGGCCTGGGAACCTTGACTGTTGCAAGGCTCGGTCAGGGAAGTTTTATCGGCACCATCGGCTCTTTCCTTTTCAGTGACATACCCCGAAGTGCCACTGTCATTGCCCAGGGAGATGTGCGCCTCGGACTCCTGGACAGTCAGCGGCTTCACGAGGAGTATTCGAGGCTATCCCCGGATCTCCGGACCCTCCTGATCAGTGCGGCGCGACGCCTTCAGAGGATCACAGACCGTGCGGTGGCGCTTCATTCGAAGAGGGGGAAGGATGAAACGCTGCCACAGGCCCGAATGGTCGTCCAAAAAGGGACCCGGCTGGAGGAGGCCTTTTTCATTTCGAGGGGAAAGGCCCTGCTCCTGGGGGAAGGTCCGGGAGGGGCCGTTCCCCTTCTCACCCTGGATCGAGATGATGTTTTCGGGTTCCTGCCCTTCCTTGACCTCGGCCATGAACCCCTGTATGCATCAGTGCTTGGGTCCGGGGATCTGGAGACCAGGCAGGTGGATATCTTTTCCCTGAAGAGGGAATACGACGATATTCCCGGGACCCTTAAACATCTCATCGAACAATCCTGCCATTCAGTGGCCATGACCACGCGGCTGGTGTATCAACTGATGGAGGGAAAAGAAATACAGGAATAG
- a CDS encoding CoA transferase, which yields MNEGPLSGVRVVEITMFQQGPVAGMRLGDLGADVIKVESRAGDPGRGFMKIIGAMAGLKGRNYYFEHCNRNKRSIVLDLKSEKGMEIFLKLIDTADVFLNNMSIDAPARLGIGPEELLKRNPRLIYAHASGWGRKGPDAHDFSFDYTGIARSGLMLSCGEKGSPPTQILPGIGDEAGALMCAWGVTAALYAREKTGRGQVVDTSLMGGVISFLGFIMAAPAILGQPFPREVRARAGNPLYNHYCCKDDKWTVIAHLDPDRYWPKVIRALGVEELEKDPRFNSIEARGEHAAELVAVFDERFRTKTREEWMKILEREGCIFTPIQDPLEVTRDPQAWANNYFVKVDHPKEGPTNMVGWPWDFSDTPARFRRPAPALGEHTGEILEELGYSKEEISEYLESVLG from the coding sequence ATGAACGAAGGACCGTTGAGCGGAGTCCGGGTTGTGGAAATCACCATGTTCCAGCAGGGACCCGTCGCAGGCATGCGATTGGGGGACCTCGGAGCGGACGTCATCAAAGTAGAGAGCAGGGCCGGTGATCCCGGTAGGGGTTTCATGAAGATCATCGGCGCCATGGCGGGTCTTAAGGGTCGCAACTACTACTTTGAACATTGCAATCGGAACAAGCGAAGTATCGTGCTTGATCTTAAGTCGGAAAAAGGAATGGAGATCTTTCTCAAATTGATCGACACGGCCGACGTCTTCCTGAACAACATGAGTATCGATGCCCCCGCCCGCCTGGGAATCGGACCTGAAGAGCTTCTGAAGAGGAATCCCAGGCTGATATATGCTCACGCCTCGGGATGGGGCCGCAAGGGGCCCGACGCCCATGACTTCTCCTTTGATTATACCGGCATTGCCCGTAGCGGGCTTATGCTCTCCTGCGGAGAAAAGGGCTCTCCGCCCACCCAGATCCTTCCCGGAATAGGCGACGAAGCAGGTGCCTTGATGTGTGCCTGGGGCGTAACAGCTGCCCTGTATGCCCGCGAGAAAACGGGCAGGGGACAAGTTGTGGACACTTCACTGATGGGCGGGGTGATCTCTTTTCTCGGCTTTATTATGGCCGCCCCGGCAATCCTCGGTCAACCCTTTCCCCGGGAGGTCCGGGCCCGGGCCGGAAATCCCCTTTACAATCACTACTGCTGCAAGGACGACAAGTGGACCGTCATCGCCCACTTGGATCCCGACCGTTACTGGCCTAAGGTGATCCGGGCCCTGGGCGTGGAGGAACTGGAGAAGGATCCTCGCTTCAACAGTATCGAAGCCAGGGGGGAACATGCCGCAGAACTGGTCGCTGTGTTCGACGAGCGTTTCCGGACCAAAACGAGAGAGGAATGGATGAAGATTCTGGAAAGGGAAGGATGCATCTTCACGCCCATCCAGGATCCCCTTGAAGTAACCCGTGATCCCCAGGCCTGGGCCAACAATTATTTCGTGAAGGTGGACCACCCCAAAGAAGGACCCACAAATATGGTGGGATGGCCGTGGGATTTCAGCGATACGCCGGCCCGCTTCCGCAGACCTGCGCCCGCCCTGGGCGAACATACGGGTGAAATCCTGGAAGAACTGGGATACTCGAAAGAAGAGATATCGGAATATCTGGAAAGCGTCCTGGGATAA
- a CDS encoding phosphoribosylformylglycinamidine synthase subunit PurQ, with amino-acid sequence MTTVRALVPTGYGLNCDYETDHALKLAGAESRRIHINDLIDGSRGGAPMDLDDFHILALGGGFSWGDDHGAGVILASKLRTHLGEKLERFVRKGKLIIGICNGFQALVKSGLLPAFNGNFWERRAAITYNDSGNFIDTWVRLKVHPESPCVFTRGITHIELPVRHGEGKFFAEPRDIQRLFDNKQVAIQYADERGDPAGGRWPYNPNGSLMDIAGICDPTGRIFGLMPHPEAFNHWANHPDWPRKKEELRRLGKEPESREGDGVRIFRNAVAYIKEAIESGRLAD; translated from the coding sequence ATGACGACGGTTAGAGCCCTTGTTCCCACGGGTTACGGCCTGAACTGCGACTACGAAACGGATCATGCCCTGAAACTGGCCGGGGCCGAATCCCGACGGATCCATATCAACGACCTCATCGACGGATCACGAGGCGGGGCTCCCATGGATCTCGATGATTTTCACATCCTTGCCCTAGGAGGCGGTTTCAGCTGGGGGGACGACCACGGGGCCGGCGTGATCCTTGCTTCCAAGCTGCGCACCCACCTGGGCGAGAAACTTGAGCGCTTTGTCCGCAAGGGAAAGCTCATCATCGGTATCTGCAACGGCTTCCAGGCCCTTGTCAAATCCGGGCTCCTACCTGCTTTCAATGGAAACTTCTGGGAGAGGCGTGCAGCCATCACCTATAACGATTCCGGCAACTTCATCGACACCTGGGTACGCCTGAAGGTCCATCCTGAATCTCCTTGTGTCTTCACGAGGGGGATCACGCACATAGAGCTTCCTGTCCGGCACGGGGAGGGGAAGTTCTTCGCCGAGCCCCGGGACATCCAGAGGCTTTTCGACAACAAGCAGGTGGCCATCCAATATGCGGATGAAAGGGGAGATCCGGCCGGGGGGCGCTGGCCTTACAATCCAAACGGTTCCCTCATGGACATCGCGGGCATCTGCGATCCGACGGGACGCATCTTCGGTCTCATGCCCCACCCGGAGGCCTTCAACCATTGGGCCAATCATCCCGACTGGCCCCGGAAAAAGGAAGAACTCAGAAGGCTCGGGAAAGAACCTGAATCCCGCGAGGGCGACGGCGTCCGGATCTTTCGAAACGCGGTGGCATATATCAAGGAGGCCATTGAAAGCGGACGACTTGCAGACTGA
- a CDS encoding phosphoribosylformylglycinamidine synthase subunit PurS, whose product MTSRLEIRLKDNLMDAEGRTVLRKAGDYFGFALEDVRVIRVLTIDADLSTDQLETLRTSLFTDPVTEESSFAPLAKDFDWAIWVGFRPGVRDTAGSTAREAMEDLLNIRFNDHEAVYTSKLYEIRGNLTVDEVETIAREILANDIIQQWRIYSRGDWNPEKGIGFILPKVILNHEPRVSTIAIGSDEELKRISRERNLALQESDIPIIRRYFLREDILADRRAFGLDLPTDVELEYISQARSDHCNHNTFKGLFKYRDLATGEEQVVDNLFKTCIEAPTLAVKEKKDWVVSVLWDNAGVARFDEEHLYTITGETHNSPSNMEAYGGAITGIVGIYRDPLGTGKGSRLFLGMYGYCVGPRDYDGELRPHLHPRRLLDGVIEGVRDGGNKSGVPTPYGILLFDESYLGKCLVFVTAMGIMPALVKGEPAHRKKTHPGDLIIMCGGRVGKDGIHGVTAASETFGAHTPAGHVQIGDPYTQKKMHDFLLEARDEGLIAFITDNGGGGLSSSIGESARFSNGCRVDLDKVPLKYDGLDQWEIWVSESQERMTVAVKPEHLDRFMELSAKHAVESTVIGEYNDSGYLRLDYNGKTCAYIRMDFLESDFPQWTFEAEWIPPEMRGLREPVLSEPRHHGPLLRAMLARPNICSRNWIARQYDHEVQGGSILKPLVGRSRDVPNDAVVMRPLLHSQRGVAVTQVLNPFYGEIDTYHMTAVTIDEAVRRVLAVGGDPDHIGGVDNFCWPTILYHPEQNPDGKYKAAQLVRANWALRDTCLAFEIPLLSGKDSMYIDGHLEGPFGERRKVSGKPALLFTASSLVDDIECCITMEAKFPGDLVYVLGETGNELGGSEYYRMMGEIGLHCPRVDVEKVVPLYRALYKAIRSGLLASAHAVARGGLAVHLALMAMGGELGLDIDLGKIPSPQALAPSQLLYSESAGRFLVTLNPAHREAFEELFRGLPAACIGNVTETPQLKVRDPDGRIILEENISALKQSWKAPFGGLI is encoded by the coding sequence GTGACTTCCAGGCTCGAGATAAGACTTAAGGACAACTTAATGGATGCCGAGGGGAGGACGGTCCTTCGGAAGGCTGGAGATTATTTCGGCTTCGCTCTCGAGGACGTTCGGGTCATCCGGGTTCTGACTATAGATGCCGACCTTTCAACGGATCAGTTGGAGACCCTCAGGACTTCCCTCTTCACCGATCCTGTGACAGAGGAATCCTCCTTTGCCCCTTTGGCCAAGGACTTCGACTGGGCCATCTGGGTCGGATTCCGGCCCGGCGTGCGGGATACGGCGGGGAGCACGGCCAGGGAGGCCATGGAGGACCTCTTGAATATCCGCTTCAATGACCATGAAGCGGTCTATACCTCCAAGCTTTATGAAATCAGAGGGAACCTCACGGTCGACGAGGTCGAAACCATTGCGCGGGAAATCCTGGCCAACGACATCATTCAACAGTGGCGGATCTATTCCCGGGGGGATTGGAATCCGGAGAAGGGGATCGGGTTTATCCTGCCCAAGGTAATCCTCAATCATGAACCCCGGGTCTCTACTATAGCCATAGGAAGCGATGAAGAACTGAAGCGGATTTCGAGGGAACGAAACCTTGCCTTGCAGGAAAGCGACATTCCCATCATTCGAAGGTATTTCCTGCGGGAAGACATCCTGGCCGACCGAAGGGCCTTCGGTCTGGATCTACCGACAGACGTCGAATTGGAATACATCTCCCAGGCCCGCTCCGATCATTGCAACCACAATACCTTCAAGGGGCTCTTCAAATACCGGGACCTCGCGACCGGCGAAGAGCAGGTCGTCGACAACCTCTTCAAGACCTGCATAGAAGCCCCGACCCTTGCAGTTAAGGAAAAAAAGGACTGGGTGGTCTCCGTACTCTGGGACAATGCGGGAGTGGCCCGATTCGATGAGGAGCACCTCTATACCATCACGGGGGAAACCCACAACAGCCCTTCCAATATGGAGGCATACGGGGGGGCTATCACGGGTATCGTCGGGATCTATCGCGATCCCCTGGGCACCGGGAAAGGATCCCGGCTTTTCCTCGGGATGTACGGGTACTGCGTAGGTCCCCGTGACTACGATGGGGAACTAAGGCCCCACCTTCACCCCCGGCGCCTCCTGGACGGCGTCATCGAGGGGGTCAGAGACGGAGGGAACAAGAGCGGGGTCCCAACGCCATACGGAATACTTCTCTTCGATGAAAGCTATCTCGGGAAATGCCTGGTTTTCGTAACGGCCATGGGGATTATGCCCGCCCTCGTCAAGGGCGAGCCCGCCCACCGGAAGAAGACCCACCCGGGAGACTTGATTATCATGTGCGGCGGCCGGGTGGGCAAAGACGGCATCCACGGTGTTACGGCCGCCTCGGAAACTTTCGGAGCCCATACCCCCGCCGGCCACGTCCAGATCGGGGATCCCTACACCCAGAAAAAAATGCACGACTTCCTCCTTGAAGCCCGAGACGAGGGACTCATCGCCTTCATCACCGATAACGGCGGGGGCGGCCTGTCTTCTTCCATTGGAGAATCGGCGCGATTCAGCAATGGATGCCGCGTGGACCTCGACAAGGTGCCCCTGAAATACGACGGGCTGGACCAGTGGGAGATATGGGTCTCCGAGTCCCAGGAAAGAATGACCGTGGCCGTCAAGCCCGAGCACCTGGATCGCTTCATGGAACTCTCAGCCAAACACGCCGTGGAGAGCACCGTCATCGGCGAATACAACGATTCGGGATACCTCCGGCTGGATTACAATGGTAAGACTTGTGCCTATATCCGGATGGACTTCCTGGAATCGGATTTTCCACAATGGACCTTCGAGGCGGAATGGATCCCACCCGAAATGAGAGGCCTCAGGGAGCCCGTGCTGAGCGAACCCCGGCACCACGGCCCCCTTCTAAGAGCGATGCTGGCCCGGCCCAATATCTGTTCCCGGAACTGGATCGCCCGTCAATACGACCATGAAGTCCAGGGGGGAAGCATTCTCAAACCCCTTGTGGGCAGGTCCCGGGATGTACCGAACGATGCCGTGGTCATGCGACCCCTTTTACACAGCCAAAGGGGAGTCGCCGTCACCCAGGTCCTTAATCCCTTTTACGGCGAGATCGACACCTACCACATGACCGCCGTCACCATCGATGAGGCGGTCAGAAGGGTCCTGGCCGTGGGCGGAGATCCGGATCACATCGGCGGGGTGGACAACTTCTGCTGGCCCACGATTCTCTACCATCCGGAACAGAACCCGGATGGAAAGTATAAGGCGGCCCAGCTTGTTCGAGCAAACTGGGCCCTGAGAGACACCTGCCTCGCCTTTGAAATCCCTCTCTTATCCGGAAAGGACAGCATGTATATCGACGGCCATCTCGAGGGGCCCTTTGGAGAACGAAGGAAGGTGTCCGGGAAACCCGCCCTCCTTTTCACCGCCTCAAGCCTGGTGGATGACATCGAGTGTTGTATCACCATGGAGGCCAAATTCCCCGGTGACCTGGTGTATGTCCTGGGGGAGACCGGAAACGAACTCGGAGGGAGCGAGTACTACCGGATGATGGGAGAAATCGGCCTCCATTGCCCCCGTGTCGATGTCGAGAAGGTGGTCCCTCTTTACCGGGCCCTGTACAAGGCCATCAGATCAGGTCTCCTGGCCTCGGCCCATGCCGTTGCCCGTGGAGGTCTCGCGGTCCACCTGGCCCTCATGGCCATGGGGGGAGAGTTGGGGCTGGATATCGACCTGGGGAAAATCCCCTCGCCCCAGGCCCTTGCTCCTTCGCAATTGCTCTACTCGGAATCCGCCGGCCGGTTCCTGGTGACCCTGAATCCCGCCCACCGGGAGGCCTTCGAGGAACTCTTCAGGGGTCTCCCTGCAGCCTGCATAGGGAACGTCACTGAAACGCCCCAGCTGAAAGTTCGGGACCCGGATGGCCGGATTATCCTGGAGGAAAACATCTCCGCCTTGAAACAAAGCTGGAAGGCTCCCTTTGGAGGACTGATATGA
- a CDS encoding AAA family ATPase gives MENDYRGDKEGSEKLPNQKELEKELSEYLSKKYGNRIKIISPFLLPKSQEQAVDEGRGGEDKGKGIRFNMLPEELEKHLDSFVVKQDRAKAILATKVCTHFNRIKYLKEHAGRKSTVGVGMIKNNVLMIGPTGVGKTYMIKLIAQKLGVPFVKGDATKFSETGYVGGDVEDLVRDLVYEANDDIELAENGIIYIDEIDKIASSRNIIGHDVSRTGVQRALLKPMEETDVDLKVPHDAVSQIQAIEHYRRTGKKEKRVVNTKNILFIMSGAFGELGEIIKKRLQKQGIGFEADVRSPEVSWEILKEVTAQDLIEFGFESEFVGRLPVVVVFDELTREDMVEILKNPNNPIVLSKRQDFKAYGIDIKFEEEALEKIAELAVKEKTGARGLVSAIEKVLIPFEKTLPSTPIKQLLVTPEMVDDPEGELKTLLENPDDPERIARFERGAAKELENIASFIGERAGDLFRKSGLEIYDRRIQLIAEIYLKKTCDVNTAYQDFVEMYAEIKEEEASLPERIEVNVSFDDTAIDELIRQAIDSNTRAGTLTFQLAKKLEYGLKLVKDRSGIETFRITGEAVTNMEKYINDLVKTYYRREYETIESINRED, from the coding sequence ATGGAAAATGATTACAGGGGAGACAAGGAAGGTAGCGAAAAGCTTCCGAATCAGAAGGAGCTTGAGAAGGAACTGAGCGAGTACCTTTCCAAGAAATATGGGAACCGCATCAAGATTATTTCGCCTTTCCTTCTCCCAAAATCCCAGGAACAGGCCGTTGATGAAGGCCGGGGTGGAGAGGATAAAGGAAAGGGTATCCGCTTTAATATGCTCCCCGAGGAACTGGAGAAGCATCTGGACAGCTTCGTCGTGAAGCAGGACCGGGCCAAGGCGATCCTCGCCACCAAGGTCTGCACCCATTTCAACCGGATCAAATACCTGAAGGAGCATGCCGGCAGGAAAAGCACTGTGGGCGTGGGCATGATCAAGAACAACGTCCTTATGATCGGACCCACCGGCGTAGGGAAGACTTACATGATCAAGCTGATAGCCCAGAAGCTCGGTGTGCCCTTCGTAAAAGGGGATGCCACCAAGTTCAGCGAGACCGGTTACGTGGGGGGGGATGTTGAGGATCTTGTGAGGGACCTGGTTTACGAGGCCAACGATGACATAGAGCTTGCGGAAAACGGGATCATTTACATCGACGAGATCGACAAGATCGCTTCTTCCCGTAATATTATCGGGCACGATGTGTCCCGGACCGGTGTTCAAAGGGCCTTGCTCAAACCCATGGAGGAAACCGATGTGGACCTGAAGGTCCCCCATGATGCCGTGTCCCAGATCCAGGCCATTGAGCATTACAGGCGCACGGGCAAGAAAGAAAAAAGGGTGGTCAACACCAAGAATATCCTTTTCATTATGAGCGGGGCCTTTGGGGAACTGGGGGAGATCATCAAGAAAAGACTTCAGAAACAGGGAATCGGATTCGAGGCCGACGTGCGCTCACCCGAGGTGTCCTGGGAAATCCTGAAGGAGGTGACGGCCCAGGATCTTATCGAATTCGGCTTTGAGTCGGAATTCGTGGGGCGGCTCCCGGTGGTCGTGGTGTTTGATGAGCTGACCCGTGAAGACATGGTGGAGATCCTCAAGAATCCCAACAACCCCATCGTATTGAGCAAGAGGCAGGATTTCAAGGCCTACGGTATCGATATCAAGTTCGAGGAAGAGGCCCTGGAAAAGATCGCCGAACTTGCCGTCAAAGAGAAGACCGGCGCACGGGGACTTGTGAGCGCAATCGAGAAGGTCCTCATTCCCTTTGAAAAGACCCTTCCATCCACCCCTATCAAGCAGCTCTTGGTGACACCCGAAATGGTGGATGATCCGGAAGGAGAGCTGAAAACCCTTCTTGAAAACCCCGATGACCCCGAACGGATCGCCCGGTTCGAGAGGGGGGCTGCAAAAGAACTGGAAAACATCGCTTCATTCATCGGGGAGCGGGCAGGGGATCTTTTCCGGAAATCCGGCCTTGAAATATACGACCGGAGGATCCAGCTGATCGCTGAAATCTATTTGAAAAAGACCTGTGACGTTAATACCGCGTACCAGGACTTCGTGGAAATGTATGCCGAGATAAAGGAAGAGGAGGCCTCCCTGCCCGAGAGGATCGAGGTAAATGTCTCATTCGATGATACCGCCATCGACGAACTGATCCGGCAGGCCATCGATTCGAACACACGGGCGGGGACTCTGACTTTTCAATTGGCTAAGAAACTGGAGTACGGCCTGAAACTCGTCAAGGACCGTTCAGGAATAGAGACCTTCAGGATAACGGGCGAGGCCGTTACAAACATGGAAAAGTATATAAATGATCTAGTAAAGACTTATTATCGAAGGGAATACGAGACGATTGAATCTATAAATCGGGAGGATTGA